A genomic region of Arvicola amphibius chromosome 7, mArvAmp1.2, whole genome shotgun sequence contains the following coding sequences:
- the LOC119818702 gene encoding 60S ribosomal protein L27a-like, protein MPSRLRKTRKLRVHVSHGHGRIGKHHKHPGGRGNSGGMHHHRINFDKYHPGYFGKVGMRHYHLKRNQSFCPTINLDKLWTLVSEQTRVNAAKNKTGVAPIIDIVRSGYYKVLGKGKLPKQPVIMKAKFFSRRAEEKIKGVGGACVLVA, encoded by the exons ATGCCATCCAGACTGAGGAAGACCCGGAAACTCCGGGTCCACGTGAGCCATGGCCATGGCCGCATCGGTAAACACCACAAGCATCCAGGAGGACGCGGGAACTCTggaggcatgcatcatcacaggATCAACTTCGACAAATATCATCCAGGTTACTTCGGGAAAGTTGGTATGAGGCATTACCACTTAAAGAGGAACCAGAGCTTCTGCCCGACTATCAACCTAGATAAACTGTGGACACTGGTCAGTGAGCAGACCCGGGTCAACGCTGCCAAGAACAAGACTGGAGTTGCTCCCATCATTGACATCGTGCGATCGGGCTACTACAAagttctggggaagggaaagcttCCTAAGCAGCCTGTCATCATGAAAGCCAAATTTTTCAgcagaagagctgaagagaagATAAAGGGTGTTGGAG GTGCCTGTGTTCTGGTGGCTTGA